In Aethina tumida isolate Nest 87 chromosome 2, icAetTumi1.1, whole genome shotgun sequence, the DNA window TTGTTCATTTAGAGAATTGGTACTACTACATATATATacgcaatataaatttactaagaTTTTATtcgcatttttaaaaatacttattttttaatatacagtttggcccatttgaaagcgGAACACCCCATAAATCTGTATTTTTTGTCCTATTCtaacaaaactttttttttcaattatacagCATGAAAATTTGTACTCATTTGTAGACAAACTGCATTAAGCACCCTCTGAAATGGATATATACCAAatacctttaaaaaattatgcatattcataattttgcggaaaaattaaaaatcatattattttgtgaatttattttttaatcaccaAGTCTATAGAATAAACTGTCTAAATTActacaaattatcttattattcAAGGAGATGTTTTGTctccaatatatatatactttataataaaaattacttgaaaataatctttgtaattttaatgccATAAATAGGTGAATCATAGAATTTGATATTAGAACATAGATTGATAGTagataaagatattaaataaaaatatctatttaatattagacAATTATGCTGAAgtcaattctattttttaattacattacttatttattttatttttattgtattatattttattaattcatgtcatactcttgttaatttttatcaagcattaatagaaaattgcgaagataatgaattaaagttaaataatctaatctccgtaatattatttttttcgttgTGTAAACAATATGTTCATATGGGTTACTAATCCgttgttttaatcaaatgtgttaaaaaattacatgaaaattgaaaaaatcataataacaaatttttataacgaaTCTAACTAGACCACTGAAATAGCATCCCCTGAAATGGATATATACTAAAtctcttatttaaaaaattatgcatgTTCATAATtcctttgaaaaattataagttatattatttttatgaatttatttttttaatcacataGTCTATAGAATAAACTGTCTAAATTActacaaattatcttattattcAAGAAGATATTATGTctccaatatttatatactttataataaaaattacttgaaaatcCTTTTTAATGCCATAAATAGGCGAATCATAGAATTTGATATTAGAACATAGATTGATAGTACATTGAGATATTAATATctgtatattgtttttttcgtTGTGTAAACAATATGTTCATATGGGTTACTAATCccttgttatatatatatatatatatatatatatatatatatatatatatatatattaatcaaatgtgttacaaaattacataaaaattgaagaaatcctactagcaattttttataacaaatctaACTATAAACTGAAATAAGCATCCCCTGAAATgggtatatactaaatttcctaaaaaaattatgcatgTTCATaattcttttgaaaaattaaaaattatattatttttataaatttatgcttttaataaaataatctatagaataaactgttaaaaatactacaaattatcttatttttcaacaatattggaatataatacttataatactatttatgcctaaaattactttgtagtttttgtttttggacCAAATACAACTTTTATGGGAGTGTAATGCTTTCAAATAAGCGACACtatgtgtatatttatttgggTTTAGAATCtcaattttccaattaatcaTTCTTAATCAATAGAAACGCTATCTAAGAAAATTAATGCATTGTTttgcaatatttataaatctgaattcttaatatttgaaatatgacGTGAGACAATGAgagtaatatttaatctatGACAATTAATTGATGGTGATTGATGAGGTCTGATTCATTCACTTCATTAATCatagaaaaatttctaataaaatttagaaaatattatcttaataatataatacattttggataattagaacattttttaaaaattttagttaatagttgtaaaaactgttattattaaaataataatactatttagCAATGATAGTAAtctcaatatttcaaaaaacaacAGATAATAGTCAAAGAACATGATTGATGAGCCAATCTCAAAGGATTAaagattattagaaattatttttctcaaaatagtaatacgttttattttttaattattacgattaaatatttcttatcttatataagaaatatgaaaaatatatattagagaATTGTGTTATTCCAAAATGTtactaaataacttaaataattatcatagaTTGCGTATACTAAAATTTGCGATGTTAACATATAATTGATTGCGAAATGATGAAAGAAATGCATAATTTAGTTAGTGTACttcattaataactaataagtAAGAAGTACTTTCGTTTATGTAAATCTTGAAATTATAATGACCCGTTCAACACGATGTCCTTGACATTCTGAAACAGGAATATAGATTCCACTCGAATTCTTGCAAAAATTAGTTATTCGAGACAATAAGAAtacaaataagtttatttcCCTGTGGACTCTGAAAATCTGAACTTCGTTTTGAAATGTAGAAGAAATTACCGACCGATTGAAAGGCAGGAAATTGAACTTGAACcagtgatttaaaaaatatcattacgTTAGATTAATCAAAACCACAGCTCTCAAATCAATCATCTTGCATTTACATAGGAACAGTTTTATAACAAGgtcgaattttatttgtactttCTAACAACAAACTTCAAAGGATTATGAAATAGTGGTTTTCGTTTCGACAAATACAATAGGTGATTCGAAaatcaaaaatgataaaatttgcaAAGTATTAATTATCACGTCTTTAAAATCGttgatttattacttattgtggaaattaaaatgaaaaatttatttatgctttACACGGAATTAATTCTGACCGAATTATCATATAGTGCCATAAGGAAGAACTTTCCTTTGCACTAAAATTAACATTCCAAAGTAAagcatataaaaattgagaCCAAAGAAATGAATGGTAaagaatttctatttaaacttaaataatcaaaaagcCTTGAAATTGCAAattcaaaatgtataaaatctaGTTTACCCTGATCAAGTAAGTTTAAGGAAACATTTCAATGGTTACACCTTTTACTTTGAACTGCCCtaccttaatatttaaaatcaattattctttaaatgcaGCAACTGTCGTCAagccatttattaaaaaatcgcaatatatttatgtataaatttatcttaatacaATGTAATCTACACAAATATCCAACAATAAAATTCGTGATATTTACTTTCACTTTTGATTTAGGACTTGCTAATAAGTATTGAGTAAACGTTAATCTAGGCAAGAGTTCaaacatgtttattatataatttaactatacctaaatatttaacataacttGGCATTTATGTTTcacaattaatcaaaattcaaaaaacataaaacattacAGTTTTGGATTACGATTCAAAACATATTTAGATATAGTATTTGCCATGTCAACTGtgtgataataatttgtacgacacatatacaataaatttatagtcttagaaattatattaaaaattacatcaaattggactacctttatacaaaattaggttatgtcataataaaattggaaaaaaataaatttacgtaTGTTCCACTTACCACACATTGTAGAAACGTCAACAACACGAAATCACCTATAACAAACGCGACAAAATTTTACGGTCaactaaagaaaatttgaatacaaatcCTTTTATAATGAGTTATCCCGCAACGTTGCCGATAGTGTCCGTATTGTTGCcgtattgtttattttctcaCTGAAtaagaaatgtatttattctttattttttatgtgtgtatttcaatttattaatagaaaatataaattatcatttccatatcagttattttattcacaaaacaTGTGGAAATGCGAAATAGttttcatgtaaatttaaaattttttctcttTACATACTTTCAAATTCtccaacttaaaaaaaaaattaaattaaaatttaaaaatacgattcttttaattacattaatacttAATAGTGGACTTTCTGGAGATACttctatgttttatataaatatttttcaataactaGAAAGTCAGTTTTTTAactatactattttaattgaatatatacaTTGAtctatattacaatataataacaatattacggttttttaaataaaatgtatacatttaatatttataatctaaaCAGGTTAACGCCCAATCGAtgcaaattttgtattttcctGACGCACCTTAATTAtgcatattatatattacagttcgagatttttttttctcattgaacaatttataatatttagtgtaTCCTTGTCAATGCTTTCCGTATTTCCCGTACGCACACTTCCTATTCGtttgtaattactattaaaaaaatcagacattaaaattggataaattaGGGTAGAttgcaaattataattaattttgcttaaaatttaatttttttcactcttgaccttatattttaatgcgttaaataaaacaattatttttttttgaaatatttcactttcacGAGATAATGTCACTGCTTTCATCGATTTACTTATTCgactaattgttttaaaatgtattttagtatAGATTGCAAAGATAGTACGTCGTCTTACTATTAGTAAAATCCAAGAATTAAAATTCCTAGTTAACACTGAAAAGTAGAAATtccaagaattatttaatacatatcaattgttttaaaatataaataaatattattaaagaattatagGATTATCTACAAATAACACCTTTGTcgtattataagaaatatgtgcattgttttccatttaaaGATGATTAATGcagattatcattttttaaataagtaacaaTGACTAgataattagattaaatattaaaaaaatacctaaTCTGTAAAAGCAATTCTTAAACCAAAAAGGTTATATTAGacaaatatccaaatatttaattcaatattttaaaataaaacaaataaattagaagaaacaatttattgcttttagtaccaattataatatgtaaatatatacatttatataaattaaatagaaaatattttcttataaaattaattaatttcggaGGTATCATGATGTAATATcaaattgaatgtttcaaatgaaactatgaataggactaaataaatacttgtacaaaaataatgaCCTTATATACTaccataaacaatataattacaaacagATATCAACACGACTTTTTTCGTGCGATACGTAGGACACAGTCATAATTTGAAtcagaaaaatcaaattagaagttttattacaaagaagactttaacaaaatatttggatgtcgcttactttattatttctatcaaaataataaaataaccaacATAATGCTATACATAATACATGTTGTGCACAACCATAAACTAactcaattattttacattttttaatggtattatattatatatacacagTTTTATTACACAATGAAATCcaagttaaacaaaaaatgttctactattacaaaaatacttttatcgatgaaataaaatatatttctaatgtaAACTCTACTTTTGTTTATAGATCATGTCACAAATAAATCGTTATTGTTTTTAGACACACTTGCGATCAAAAACTATTGTTGAGGAACATTTAACcacataatagaaaattaaatgttgtacaaaattttgtgACATGCAAGAAGTTATATctattctaatatttacatttttcatatattctaTGTATTAAtgattatcaaaaattgttctatattttatactgtatTCTCACGTAATATTAAAgagttaatttataagaaactgTCACTGgacatacaaattaaacaataaacttaGTTACAATAATCAGTCGTTTTACTAAACaatccaattatatttattgcaaaCAAATATCCAAGAGGATAATTGTCTACAATTTACAGATTTTCAGAGATCAATACTTTTCCATAATTTACCGCTctaaactgaaaatatctTAACGTAAAAAAAGACCCTGATATTATCTTACAtatataacaacaataaaaaatatacaaaactagatacatattaaaaagtatacataaaaacatacatgtttaaaaataaaccaatattgaaattattatagtgTGTcccttatttttacatatacttCTGCATAATACGAGATAACCCAAATTGAGAATCACATCTATAAAACGATTTTCTTTgtctaattttgctaaaacacaaattgtaaagcaataattaaaaaacgacataattatattaaaatataattgatataagAGTAAGACTTGAAAGATTAAGATGTGACAATTAGATTAAccccatatattttaaataggaaaaatattttgtaggtATGATTGCTGTGTGTTTTACAATTCTcctcaaattaaaattcaggAAAACGAAGAAGTAATTTTCCGTAATTATATAAGATATTTCCGTGTATTGCACAgttaatacaaaacattgtaGTCCAATATGTCAATCAATTTCGATGTTACTTGGATGGACAACTACTTCTCACACATACATACAGATACTATaactaatacaataatttgcgatttaaagttgttattaaatttaatttggaaattctAAAAGCGAATATTTTCGGTATAAAGACTTAATCAACAACTTatgtctaataaatatttaataaataacaacaaattagGGCTTTACTGAAccttaattcaaaaaaatacatgCATGAAGTTATGTAACTGTAATATTACATAAAGcacataaaaaagaattttatcaaTGTTGTGCctaagtataataaattaagtaataaaccAAACGACACAgcaatttgattaatataatcaaatctGTGCATTAATGCAACCTTAAAGAGTCGTCTATATACATCATTATAGAATATGTATTTGAAAATaccaacattaatttaaatatttatatcttcaCTGTCAGAATCAGAGTCCGACGACGACGTCGACGACTCAGTTTTTTGGGGACATCCATCGTCTGGATCGTAGAAAACCTCTGCCCCAGGAAATATGTACCGGCTCGGTGGTATTATGTGATAAGAGTTTGGCGGTAGTCGATCAGCCAGACTTTTCTTGATTTTCGGTTGCCAAAGACCACGCAGCTCAGTATTCGAACTCTCACCGTTACTTTCCGTTTTAGATGTGGGGTACACTTTGGGTTCGACATCACTCTCGTCCTTGTTGTCGTCGGAGGTATCATCGTATTTCGTCTCCAGATCTGTGAAATTCGAATTGTCCCCAATTCCCGAATCCCTTGCCGAATCTATTGACATGTGACGTTCTTTCGTTTGCTTTAGATCGTCAAAGTCGTCCTGACTAATTGACATTTGAGCGTGACTACATGAGCAGCTAACatctacatttttttcaatattgaagGAACTGGCATTTGTACTACTATTGCATTCGCATGAGAATTCTTTTTCTGTTTCTGGCATATCTACTGTATAATTTGGCTCGGTTTCTGTTCTGTTTTCGTAAGGTCTTAATGGATTCGGAACTGGCAATAGGGGAGATTCTTTGAGTACATCTGTTGAGTATATACCTTCTTCCCAACTATTACCTAATCTGAAaaccacaaaatataaattagtaatcGACGTAAgcaaaatattggaaatttaaactACTTACAATTGACACAAGTGATTAATGATGACGTCACAATCTCCCAGGAGTTCAACATCGAAACGACAATGATGCAGTGGTTCTCGGTTGATCAAAATCTGAGGTATGTGGGCCGGCAACGAGCTGGGTATAAGAGCAACAGGTCGTACTTTAAGCGAGCTTCCGATCACCAACAGAAGATCGCATTCTGTTTTATCAGCCGACATAGCTTCGTGAAAGGTATCAGGCAGTCCCTCGCCGAAGAACACTATGTCGGGTTTCATGATGCCGGAGGCGACGAGACCACGATAATCGCGCTCTTCTCCGAGATCATCCGTGGACACTGACGACTCTTCGCCTGCATGACACACCTGaaatacaaattaacaatttaagaatttttaaaggcAAACTTTGGACAAAGTACTTAAATGGTTGGTCACTGAAACTTACCTCGCATAATGGTATTTTCTGTGCAAGAACTGTTTCGCGAATGTTATTTGCTGTTACTTTGTGTCCACATTTGGTGCAAGTCGCAGTCGCAAAAGATCCGTGACACTCGATCACCCGTTCAATGTTCGCCTCCTTTTCCAAAGTGTCGATGTTCTGTGTGTAGTTCCTCAAAAGCTTCTTGTGCTTTTCGAGCAGCTTTATGAATCTGTGGCACGGACTAGGTTGAAACTTTCCCGGATAGATATCTCTGGCGAATTTATAGAACGGTCGGGGATCCTGGCTAAAGTAGCTAATGTCGAACATGGCCTGGGGGTCTGGAAGATTGGGAAAGTCGATCGCTAATCTGGAGTAGATGCCGTCCCTAGACCTGAAGTCGGGAATACCACATGACACCGACACGCCTGCACCCgtcaaaactataattttctgTGCGCCACGCAGCAGTCGCACAACGTCGTCCAATGTGTTAACATGCCGCAGCTTGTTTCGTCTGGGTGGTTCCGCCAACATGTTTATGATTAGTTTCCACAATGTGACTTCGTCAACGTACTGAGGAATCTGATCTAGTTCGACACCCAAATCTGACAGTATCATACGTGGATTGACACCGTGTGCCATTTGTTTTTGGATCTGTAAATGATATATCGCGATgttgaatttgatattttaattaaaatttaaactatctTACCCATATCATACTACCCGCCATGGGCTTCCAATCCTGACCGGACAACTCAGACAATCCACTGAGATCACTCAGGTGGCTCACGGTGGATGCGTTGTCGTCGTCTATCTCCAGACTGTCTTGCGACGTGTCGAGCTGGTCGCCAGTGTAAGTTGGTGTTTGTTGAAGCGAATCGGACACCGACAGGCTTTCGCGGGTGTCGCCATGCTCGGTGTGTGGTGAAGGGTGATGTGAGGGTGTGGGTAGCGATTCGAGTGTCGATGCTTCATAACCAGAATCGCAGTCTGCGGATATACctgaatagaaaatatatactgtattattttttatttttgtaaaaattatgttatcaaaaataaattatgcctttataaaacaaaatttttattaaaaattaatgatttaaatatgaaaacagGCCATCTAATTTccactaaatttattactaaaaattacaaatttatgtatttttcttgtaaaatatttagtataggTGTAAAGTATAAATGGAAAATTCTACCttcataatcaaattaatgctTATTGGTTACAATATGTGTATTTGAGAGCTTAATGTAGtgtatagtataaaaaattgattgtggTCTTATTGGCACTAAAACTTAAACTGTTTGTATAAGCTAATATGTGACTCCTTggtatatttagatatttataaaattttgagattatatttcacaatttagtTGACCAAAAGAATATAGATTTAATAtgcaatatgaaatttattataaactaaaatgaacGGTGCTAAAATGGAGAATTTTTTCTTCCTTctcatttttgtaatttaattatgtaaaagtgCACCTCGGATGGATGATAGGTAACattccaatattcttgaaaaataagataatttgtactatttttaacaatttattcgacagattatttgattaaagaaataaacccatagaaagaatataatttttatttttttatagaattatgaataatatgcatattttttataaagtttggaATATACCCATTTTAGAATGTGCTTACCCATTGGTATagttagattttctataaaaaaattgcttgTATCAcctcttcaattttcattccaaaaaattactcaGAAAGGCCAAAAATCatcatatgtttttaataagtatCCATGTTCATGCTTTACCACTGgaaaaaaatagtacaaaaaatacaaatgttaTGAGGGTGTCTCGCTTCCAAATGGGCcacactatttattttttttactatattaaacttctttaaaatagaaatttacagaaaaaattTGGGTCACACTGTAAGtatttacgtttaaaatatattcattgcaacaaatttattaccaaatcaaatattttacatgtaacatgtatgtatgtatgagTTGTCTCCTTTAatctataacaaaataataaaaatatagtaaatccCTTCAACCActttgatttttcaaaatctttttattattatacccACTAtgggacaccctgtatattttgggAAATATACCAACATTTATACAAGTGTAGAAAATCGTATGACAACGCAggcagaatttttaaatattttaaatattaatttttgtatgttgTGTTGTCTACTTTCAGTAGAgaataaaactgttaaatattaacacattaatttctttaacgaaatatatttgatgtaagtaatatttcatttagttataaaataatttaattatgaattaccATATTACCACcacaaattttacattatttataaaattataataatataatggcGCATgctcacaaaatatttaaatataaataataaataaaacacaacattaacaaaaaataatatataataatcacaataattatatatcttaattttttgtgtaaaaattttggaCCGGCCTCAAtcgcaattaaaattatgccaATCAAGTAATTTGATCATATTGTTATGtttgtcttaaaattaaaatatatcaatgaaATCTAAtcaaatttggaataaaattcggcaatatatttttaaatcataaccATGTAACGCGCAAACTCACAAAAcccttaaacaatttttgagatGAGAGCAGTGACGAAAATATATACAcagtaaattacaaaaagttccatacatttttaaacataatcgTGTCCTTGaaaaaggtaaataaaaacaatgttacacaatttttcataatttatttaagtttcattaaaatatattctaacaatgaaaatgatcaaaacgagttttcattattaaatgattgctcgatgacaaatttaaatccgtaaattaaatattttcgtatCGGATCCACGAACACCACGCCTACAAAATGTCCGCACTTTGCCTTTGTTTTTCGTCGCCATAttggttgaaaaattttcCCTAAACAGCCaaacatattttgtaaattttacctTCTGAGATGTCCATCGCGCCCGGAATTGATGTGGAAAAACAGGGAAAACCTCTTCTGTTGCACAATTCACCTATATTAGAGTCGCCTAAATCTAGTTTTATTCTTTTTGCACTGGATTCATGTTCGACAACGTCAGGATAGGAATCCATTTTTGACACGAATAAAAATCTTTTCGAGAGTTGGTTGCCGGAAGAGGGCCTTGCGCGCGCATCTCTCCCATAATTCCTTGCGTGTCTGGCCCGTTACAGACAGGCCATTATTGTCCTTAAATTTTACGATTAATTCTACAAGTTAAAATCTTTTACAGTAAAAACGATAACCCAAGACACACAGCGATATGCCTAAGAATAAGGGTAAGCCAAACTCCTTGTTTACTTTTACACCGATGACATTGTGATTTTTGGCATATTGCAAGTCCATGCATTActcacattttaaaacatgtcTAGCTTTTTTAACCTttaccaataaattttattatttccatatctatatttataactatatctgtaatctatttttatgtatatcacTTATAAGGCAAAatcgaaaaaataattataatatatgataattttaattgtttttaggaAAGGGAGGTAAAAATAGGAGGAGAGGAAAGAATGAGAACGAAACAGAAAAACGTGAGTTAGTTTTCAAAGAAGATGGACAGGAATATGCTCAAGTCACAAAAATGCTGGGCAATGGTCGGCTGGAAGCTATGTGCTTTGATGGAGTTAAGAGGTTATGTCACATACGAGGAAAACTTCGAAAGaaggtattttaataattttaatagtaataatgtgAAAATTTGATGTTGTTTGATGTGTGTAACCATAGTAAATCCGTATTTTGATAATTGAACTATTTGACAATACATGTTTCtgctaaaattaatgtaatgcaaataattgaagtttaaaaaattattaatcaagaatatttataatttgtttacttcCCCCGACTCGGTACTGATAGCCGGCCGGCCGACTgtatatataaacattaaacagAGACATTTtgcatgtaatatttatagtgtGGTGGAAGAAAAATAACACACATTAGTATCTTAGCAATAATTAGGATATGCACACTTCTAATCAAAAACAATCGAAATATgctttttgaagttttaatcaaaatttcatgTCATTCCACATGttttgaatttcatttaaatctgGACTTCTGATCTATCAAGaatctcaacatttttatatttaaactaacttTGATCAACTTTGGATCATTATCAGGCATAAAAgtacttttaatttgtaaattattgttggcTAATGGTTCCATTACATCTCTCATGATGTATCTGTATACAAGATGAtccattttactaataattttttgtaacattccTATACTCTACCATGGAAAGGAACCCCAAACCAAAACCACCAtgttttgaagatttttttatttgttctgtTGAATATGGATTTATCACTTGAAAATAccctttgataaaattttggagAATAATTTGtgcaaacttttaattttgttcaattattcttttttgataccaatggattctttactaaaatatatccttgcaagttttgttcattcattCCACATCTGATATTAcatgacattttttttatttatctagagGACAAGAAATGATGTTTACTGATTTTCCCAATTTGtttgtcaataaaaaaattttttgttaggacattttgtattttgaaatgAGTGTAGTTTCATACTTATTAATAAgcattttaaaccatttttcggAAGCATCTTAAGTTTTTAGCAATATTTAGACCTTGATCTTGTAGTTAATGATTCTTTCCTCAAgctgaaaatgaatttatttaataaaataaaatacattttactaagaatatattataacttttaagagtagttaaatagatatataaaacgtaaatacatttgaatatGCTATTTCTTTGGCCAACCAGTTAAACCAATCTACGTGTTTAAAGCAATATCTCCGAggtttattagatttataacaaaaagtataaaatatggaatattgaaatatatttttgtattaactggtcaaatattaaattaaattattttatgaaatatttgattttaaattccatGCTGTTTCTTTGACAacctctgtatatttttattgtatgtaaacttatatattttacttgattcttaaacaaaatatttacatttaagcaatataattgattaaattaaattatttattttcgcacttgtatgtaaataatttgttagtttggaaaaataccaaaatatttattacttactatCAGGTCGTTAattgttaacattttatattttttttttttttaattttttctgtctTCCCATATACAAagcattcaattaaaataaagtaattgacATTTAGTATAAACAAGTATTTTGACCAActaggaaaatttaaatatactcagcatttaaatattcagtatattgtaccattaaacatttttttattctggtTGATTTTAGGTGTGGATCAATCAAGGAGACATAATTCTCATTGGCCTCAGAGATTATCAAGATG includes these proteins:
- the LOC109596599 gene encoding eukaryotic translation initiation factor 1A, X-chromosomal; protein product: MPKNKGKGGKNRRRGKNENETEKRELVFKEDGQEYAQVTKMLGNGRLEAMCFDGVKRLCHIRGKLRKKVWINQGDIILIGLRDYQDAKADVILKYTPDEARNLKTYGEFPESVRINETVTFVEEGFDEDIEFGDDISSSDEADPVDGI
- the LOC109596596 gene encoding NAD-dependent protein deacetylase sirtuin-1, with product MDSYPDVVEHESSAKRIKLDLGDSNIGELCNRRGFPCFSTSIPGAMDISEGISADCDSGYEASTLESLPTPSHHPSPHTEHGDTRESLSVSDSLQQTPTYTGDQLDTSQDSLEIDDDNASTVSHLSDLSGLSELSGQDWKPMAGSMIWIQKQMAHGVNPRMILSDLGVELDQIPQYVDEVTLWKLIINMLAEPPRRNKLRHVNTLDDVVRLLRGAQKIIVLTGAGVSVSCGIPDFRSRDGIYSRLAIDFPNLPDPQAMFDISYFSQDPRPFYKFARDIYPGKFQPSPCHRFIKLLEKHKKLLRNYTQNIDTLEKEANIERVIECHGSFATATCTKCGHKVTANNIRETVLAQKIPLCEVCHAGEESSVSTDDLGEERDYRGLVASGIMKPDIVFFGEGLPDTFHEAMSADKTECDLLLVIGSSLKVRPVALIPSSLPAHIPQILINREPLHHCRFDVELLGDCDVIINHLCQLLGNSWEEGIYSTDVLKESPLLPVPNPLRPYENRTETEPNYTVDMPETEKEFSCECNSSTNASSFNIEKNVDVSCSCSHAQMSISQDDFDDLKQTKERHMSIDSARDSGIGDNSNFTDLETKYDDTSDDNKDESDVEPKVYPTSKTESNGESSNTELRGLWQPKIKKSLADRLPPNSYHIIPPSRYIFPGAEVFYDPDDGCPQKTESSTSSSDSDSDSEDINI